In Cyprinus carpio isolate SPL01 chromosome A1, ASM1834038v1, whole genome shotgun sequence, the following proteins share a genomic window:
- the LOC109063716 gene encoding 5-hydroxytryptamine receptor 1F-like has protein sequence MDPINCSAVDLSDVLASKMSPSKILLSLTLSILAVATTTINSLVITAILITRKLHQPANYLICSLAVTDLLVAVLVMPVSIVYIAEETWVLGPIVCHLWLGVDVTCCTCSILHLAAIALDRYRAITDAVAYSQKRTYKRAIITIFALWTLSVLVSLPPLVWRKFPVEHKDREREVMDCLIEHDHVAFTVYSTFGAFYIPLALILILYYKIYKAAEMLRNRRGSSRLVKQTVCNVILPGISSEKDIALSANTLCPVEKSFSDPSTDGEKARITSSSGDLIKVRRNPGARERQAALTLGLILGAFVICWLPFFLKEVIVNICPTCGTSAVLADFLTWLGYLNSLINPLIYTIFNEDFKKAFKRLLPLCCSNIL, from the coding sequence ATGGATCCCATCAATTGCTCAGCTGTGGATCTCTCTGATGTTCTGGCCAGCAAGATGAGTCCCAGTAAGATCCTCCTCTCCCTGACTCTCTCTATTCTGGCTGTGGCGACCACCACTATCAACTCCCTGGTCATCACTGCTATTCTGATCACCCGCAAACTCCACCAGCCTGCCAACTACCTCATCTGCTCTCTAGCTGTGACAGACCTCCTAGTAGCTGTTCTAGTGATGCCTGTCAGCATTGTGTACATTGCAGAAGAGACGTGGGTTCTCGGTCCGATCGTGTGTCACCTGTGGTTGGGTGTGGATGTTACGTGCTGCACCTGCTCAATTTTACACTTAGCCGCCATTGCGCTTGATCGATACCGCGCCATTACCGATGCTGTGGCCTATTCCCAGAAACGCACGTATAAAAGAGCAATCATAACCATTTTTGCCCTGTGGACACTGTCTGTGCTGGTGTCTCTACCACCTTTAGTGTGGAGGAAATtccctgtggaacacaaagataGGGAGAGGGAAGTCATGGACTGCTTGATTGAGCACGACCACGTGGCCTTCACTGTCTACTCCACTTTCGGAGCATTCTATATTCCACTGGCTCtcattttaattctttattacaAGATCTACAAGGCTGCGGAGATGCTGCGTAACCGTCGAGGGAGCAGCCGATTAGTCAAACAGACAGTGTGCAATGTCATACTTCCTGGAATTAGCTCTGAAAAAGACATTGCCCTCAGTGCCAACACACTCTGCCCAGTCGAGAAGTCATTTTCCGATCCATCAACAGATGGGGAAAAGGCGCGTATTACTTCTTCATCAGGTGATCTCATCAAGGTCCGCAGGAACCCAGGGGCCAGGGAGAGACAGGCGGCTTTGACTTTAGGACTAATCCTGGGAGCCTTTGTGATTTGTTGGTTACCGTTCTTCCTGAAGGAGGTGATTGTGAATATTTGCCCGACCTGCGGCACTTCCGCTGTGCTTGCAGATTTCCTCACCTGGCTTGGGTACCTTAATTCCCTTATCAATCCGCTAATATACACCATCTTTAACGAGGACTTTAAGAAAGCATTTAAAAGACTTCTGCCCCTTTGCTGCAGCAATATCCTGTGA
- the LOC109068781 gene encoding claudin-like protein ZF-A9: protein MSTGLQLFGTTLGVLGWLGIIISCTLPLWRVTAFIGTNIVTAQIMWEGLWMSCVVQSTGQMQCKVYDSMLALPQDLQASRAILIIASLVGLIAIFASFAGGKCTNCLPDGFAKTRVTVAGGALFVTAGVLGLVPSSWTAHQVIGDFYNPLVAHAQKRELGAAIFICWGAAVLMLVGGGLLCSSCPKGRASRGGLYMVASQNGRERLDRV from the coding sequence ATGTCTACTGGCTTGCAGCTGTTTGGAACCACACTAGGTGTTCTTGGCTGGCTGGGCATCATCATATCATGCACGCTTCCTCTGTGGCGTGTGACCGCTTTTATTGGGACCAACATTGTGACTGCGCAGATTATGTGGGAAGGACTGTGGATGAGCTGTGTGGTGCAGAGCACTGGCCAAATGCAGTGTAAAGTGTACGACTCCATGCTGGCTCTTCCTCAAGACCTACAGGCCTCTCGAGCAATCCTTATTATTGCTTCTCTTGTTGGTTTAATAGCAATATTTGCCAGTTTTGCAGGTGGTAAGTGCACTAACTGCTTGCCAGATGGATTTGCAAAGACTCGGGTTACTGTAGCAGGAGGGGCCTTATTTGTAACTGCGGGGGTCTTGGGCTTGGTGCCATCTAGTTGGACTGCTCATCAAGTCATTGGGGACTTCTACAATCCTCTAGTGGCCCATGCTCAGAAGAGGGAGTTGGGAGCAGCTATCTTTATCTGTTGGGGAGCAGCGGTTCTCATGCTGGTTGGCGGAGGACTCCTCTGTAGTTCTTGCCCAAAAGGAAGAGCGTCCCGTGGGGGTCTGTATATGGTGGCATCTCAGAATGGAAGGGAGCGCTTGGACCGTGTGTGA